In Aegilops tauschii subsp. strangulata cultivar AL8/78 chromosome 3, Aet v6.0, whole genome shotgun sequence, one genomic interval encodes:
- the LOC141042862 gene encoding uncharacterized protein: MRQHFTRWAKHTNGIYKKEKQWLCTIIDDLDKIVETHTLSQQGIELKNQSNEKVARLLREEEIKYYQRSKADFTLMGDSNTRYFQLVANGRHRKKCMYSLQQEEGRIEGQEELKKYITNYYKSLFGATIDGNFTLDESQTEDIPQVTAEENDILTAPFSEEEVRVAVFQMEHNKAPGPDGFPAEFYQNF, translated from the coding sequence ATGAGGCAACACTTCACTAGATGGGCGAAACATACCAACGGGATatacaaaaaggaaaaacaatgGCTCTGTACCATCATTGACGACCTCGACAAAATTGTTGAGACGCACACCTTATCTCAACAAGGGATTGAATTGAAAAATCAATCTAATGAGAAGGTTGCACGTCTTTTGCGAGAAGAGGAGATCAAATACTACCAAAGATCCAAAGCCGATTTCACTCTGATGGGTGATAGTAATACAAGATACTTCCAATTGGTCGCCAATGGGCGACATAGGAAGAAATGTATGTACAGTCTCCAACAAGAGGAGGGGCGGATCGAAGGTCAGGAGGAGCTCAAAAAGTATATCACCAACTACTACAAATCTCTGTTCGGGGCGACGATTGATGGGAACTTCACTCTTGACGAGTCCCAAACAGAAGATATTCCACAAGTCACGGCGGAAGAAAATGATATCCTTACAGCACCGTTCTCCGAAGAGGAGGTGAGAGTTGCGGTGTTCCAAATGGAACATAACAAAGCTCCAGGCCCAGATGGTTTCCCGGCAGAATTCTATCAGAATTTCTAG